In one Leptospiraceae bacterium genomic region, the following are encoded:
- a CDS encoding HD domain-containing protein codes for MKLKLAASMLEKQTGLTHENQYFNEYGEKIEIGSSLCLINTTGIILKVTKKLSEPLQYKSKELVGKSIGQLMKNNCDFNDILKKVTDQDYCSMVIYIAGKNSNLYTFSVIFVGIYNALGNLHSLICLGQDVSESIRLNAEIIETQKELIYILGEIIENHSQETSLHIKRVALISELLARKYGLGNQHSEMIKVASSVHDIGKISIPAEILNKPGKLTEAEFQIIKKHPEIGFNLLSSSDKPLIKMAANIAYEHHEHFDGKGYPRGLSGYHIAIEARIVGLSDVFDALSNQRIYKAPWIRQDIEKYLQTNSGLQFDPDLVTIFLANIDEIFTIRSKLRDKFSPV; via the coding sequence GTGAAATTAAAATTAGCCGCTTCGATGCTAGAAAAACAAACTGGCTTAACTCATGAAAATCAATACTTTAACGAGTATGGAGAGAAGATTGAAATCGGCTCATCACTTTGCCTGATTAACACAACTGGTATAATACTAAAAGTCACCAAAAAACTATCAGAACCACTCCAATATAAATCAAAAGAATTGGTTGGAAAGTCTATTGGTCAGCTTATGAAAAATAACTGTGATTTTAATGACATCCTGAAAAAAGTTACTGACCAAGACTATTGCTCGATGGTAATTTACATAGCTGGAAAAAATAGTAACCTCTATACATTTAGTGTCATTTTTGTAGGCATCTATAATGCACTAGGTAATCTTCATTCGCTTATATGCTTAGGTCAAGACGTAAGCGAATCTATCCGTTTGAATGCTGAGATTATTGAAACCCAAAAAGAATTAATCTACATCTTAGGAGAAATTATTGAAAATCACAGCCAAGAAACAAGTTTACATATTAAACGAGTGGCACTTATTTCTGAGTTGCTAGCACGTAAATATGGTTTGGGAAATCAACACTCGGAAATGATAAAAGTAGCTTCCTCTGTGCACGACATTGGAAAAATTAGCATACCGGCTGAAATTCTAAACAAACCTGGAAAATTAACAGAGGCAGAATTCCAAATTATTAAAAAACATCCCGAAATCGGTTTTAATTTACTCAGCAGCTCAGATAAACCATTGATTAAGATGGCGGCTAATATTGCTTATGAGCACCATGAACACTTCGATGGTAAAGGCTATCCAAGAGGTTTATCCGGATATCATATTGCAATTGAAGCAAGGATAGTTGGCTTGTCTGATGTGTTTGATGCATTGAGTAACCAACGCATTTATAAAGCTCCATGGATACGCCAAGACATCGAAAAATATTTGCAAACCAATAGCGGTCTACAATTTGATCCGGATTTGGTTACTATATTCCTAGCAAATATAGATGAAATCTTTACCATCCGCAGTAAATTACGAGATAAATTTTCCCCCGTTTAG
- a CDS encoding adenylate/guanylate cyclase domain-containing protein, whose protein sequence is MASNLIDSILREQAFKNEKTVAFFRFGFFSLSLILDTLAYFGFIQYTEINPPLRTILLDCLVAFISGGILFLFLNNIYHEAIKFFAITFDYSLIALMLIFDPTIPKGGQLIYWVTLVASIFLLLLNLLRYSKSGAIYSSILTVALFTSVTSYYNNGDAENLAPMLFNLILMLFIGYFITSSSRKMMEEANTKKMMERYLPPQLIGELYKKNANIEPGGESRKVTILFSDIRSFTSISESMPANEVVTLLNGYLSAMTDIIFQNKGTIDKFIGDAIMTIFGAPIESKDDAVRAVKTAISMNNKLKEFNSLHTELSFPLEIGIGIHTGDVIVGNIGSAKRLDYTVIGDNVNLSSRIENLTKFYSCPILISQTTFNELQNEIEDSTFLIREVDTVIVKGKTTSIKIYEVLCFNNEIEKKKMVELKTEFENGLRFYKQLSFEKAILHFKNLEKDLLSEMYIKRCKNFMNHPPSENWDGSFILESK, encoded by the coding sequence ATGGCATCAAACCTAATTGACAGTATATTGCGTGAGCAAGCTTTTAAAAATGAAAAAACGGTCGCGTTTTTTCGTTTTGGATTTTTTTCACTTTCTTTAATACTCGATACGCTTGCCTATTTCGGATTTATCCAGTATACAGAAATTAATCCCCCTTTAAGGACTATTCTTTTAGATTGCTTGGTTGCCTTTATCTCAGGTGGAATACTTTTTCTATTCTTAAATAATATTTACCATGAGGCTATAAAATTTTTCGCGATTACTTTTGATTATTCATTGATTGCTCTTATGCTTATTTTTGATCCAACGATTCCCAAAGGTGGTCAACTTATTTATTGGGTGACACTTGTTGCCTCAATTTTTCTTTTATTATTGAACCTACTCAGATATTCTAAATCGGGAGCAATTTATTCTTCAATTCTCACCGTTGCCCTTTTCACAAGTGTTACTTCCTACTATAATAATGGCGATGCTGAAAATCTTGCTCCTATGCTTTTTAATTTAATACTGATGCTATTTATAGGATATTTCATCACCTCATCTAGTAGAAAAATGATGGAAGAAGCTAATACAAAAAAGATGATGGAACGATACCTGCCTCCGCAACTTATTGGCGAATTGTATAAAAAAAATGCAAATATTGAACCAGGTGGAGAATCTCGGAAAGTAACAATTCTATTTTCTGATATAAGATCATTTACATCGATTTCAGAATCCATGCCAGCTAACGAAGTAGTAACACTATTAAATGGTTATCTTTCTGCTATGACGGATATAATATTTCAGAATAAAGGAACTATAGATAAATTCATAGGTGATGCGATAATGACTATTTTTGGAGCTCCGATAGAAAGTAAGGATGATGCAGTTCGCGCAGTAAAGACTGCTATCTCAATGAATAATAAACTTAAAGAATTCAATTCGCTTCATACTGAATTGTCCTTTCCTCTCGAAATAGGTATAGGAATTCATACTGGAGATGTTATCGTGGGTAATATAGGATCCGCAAAAAGGTTAGATTATACAGTCATAGGCGATAATGTGAACCTTTCTTCTCGAATTGAAAATTTAACCAAATTTTATAGCTGTCCCATTCTAATTTCACAAACGACATTTAACGAATTGCAGAATGAAATTGAAGATTCTACCTTTCTTATAAGAGAAGTAGATACTGTAATTGTAAAAGGTAAAACCACTAGCATCAAAATCTATGAAGTGCTTTGCTTTAATAATGAAATCGAAAAGAAAAAAATGGTAGAACTAAAAACTGAATTTGAAAATGGACTAAGATTTTACAAACAATTATCTTTTGAAAAAGCAATTCTCCATTTCAAGAACTTGGAAAAAGATCTATTAAGCGAAATGTATATAAAAAGATGTAAGAATTTTATGAACCATCCACCATCAGAAAATTGGGATGGAAGTTTTATTCTCGAAAGTAAATAG
- a CDS encoding vitamin B12-dependent ribonucleotide reductase produces the protein MKIHRYFTQGSESQYPGIEWAKKNSKITNSDGSSVFEANDIQVPSGWSQVATDILAQKYFRRKGIPKYLRKVEEPGIPEWLQRSVPDNDKLNSLNPEDRYYGENDARQVFHRLAGCWTYWGFKYGYFSDEQSARVFYEETTFMLASQMAAPNSPQWFNTGLHWAYGIDGTSQGHYYVDPKSGVLTKSSSSYEHPQPHACFIQSVNDDLVNEGGIMDLWVREARLFKYGSGTGTNFSNIRGENESLSGGGKSSGLMSFLKIGDRAAGAIKSGGTTRRAAKMVCLDMDHPDIEEFIDWKVNEEQKVAALVTGSIHNNRALNKVMKACHEFQTTTESDKFDPTKNPNLKKAIIEAKKVFCPDNYIKRVIDLAKQGTKEILFEELTTDWQSEAYNTVSGQNSNNSVRISNQFMNAVEKDYDWNLFNRTENEKAAKLGRAAKPAKTLRARDLWEKIANAAWSSADPGTQYHTTINEWHTCPEDGPINASNPCSEYMFLDNTACNLASANLQKFLKADGTFDVDAFRHLCHIWTIILEISVTMAQFPSREIAELSYKFRTLGLGYANLGSILMIMGIPYDSKEALGVTGAISSIMHMTAYKTSALMASELGAFAGYEKNREHMLRVIRNHRRAAYNSPSEDYEGLTIKPIGIDSSNCPAYLLNAAKEDSDAALDLGEKYGYRNAQVTVIAPTGTIGLVMDCDTTGIEPDFALVKYKKLAGGGYFKIINQSVPPALKKLGYSPTEMEAIVNYCKGYATFNGAPYINTHALKEKGFTDEILQKVERDLAAAFDINFVFNKYVLGEEFFSKTLKLSKEVYDAPNFNLLEHLGFTKDEIRKANDYVCGTMTVENAPFLKEKDLPVFDCANKCGRYGKRFLSYQSHIRAMAAAQPFISGAISKTINLPEEATLEDVKDAYLISWKMMVKANALYRDGSKLSQPLNSVSEMLHFAEEDTAEDTQDKPAVIKTAEKIVLKYISQRRKLPSRRAGYTQKATVGSHKVYLRTGEYEDGQLGEIFIDMHKEGAAFRSLMNAFAIAVSLGLQHGVPLEEFVEAFTFFKFEPNGMVNGNQHIKMSTSVIDYIFRELAITYLGRYDLGQVVSDEELRGDEVGKSGRLDSDSSDALNEVAEPKISKNGIKPSSVGIKPLPISLSEVISKNDANANKKSSGIAVLDTAGQRERAKIQGYTGDSCVECGSFQMVRNGSCLKCNSCGTTTGCS, from the coding sequence ATGAAAATACATCGCTACTTTACACAGGGCTCTGAGTCCCAATATCCGGGAATCGAATGGGCAAAAAAGAATTCCAAAATCACAAACTCTGACGGTTCTTCCGTCTTTGAAGCAAATGACATCCAAGTTCCCTCTGGTTGGTCCCAAGTTGCTACTGATATTCTTGCCCAAAAATACTTTCGCCGCAAAGGCATTCCTAAGTATTTACGTAAAGTAGAAGAGCCTGGAATTCCTGAATGGCTCCAAAGATCTGTCCCTGATAACGATAAATTAAATTCTCTCAATCCCGAAGATAGATATTACGGCGAAAACGATGCCAGACAAGTGTTTCATAGACTTGCTGGTTGCTGGACGTATTGGGGTTTCAAATACGGCTATTTCTCCGATGAACAAAGCGCTCGTGTTTTTTATGAAGAAACAACCTTCATGCTTGCTTCTCAAATGGCTGCCCCTAACTCCCCTCAGTGGTTTAATACCGGTCTTCATTGGGCATACGGAATCGACGGAACTTCCCAAGGTCATTATTACGTAGATCCAAAGTCAGGTGTCCTCACAAAATCCTCTTCTTCTTATGAACACCCTCAACCACATGCTTGCTTTATCCAAAGTGTAAATGATGACCTTGTCAATGAAGGTGGAATCATGGATCTTTGGGTTCGCGAAGCTCGTTTATTCAAATATGGTTCTGGAACCGGAACTAACTTTTCTAATATTCGTGGAGAAAACGAATCCTTGTCCGGTGGCGGAAAAAGCTCTGGCTTAATGAGCTTCTTAAAGATTGGCGATAGAGCAGCAGGTGCTATTAAATCCGGTGGAACTACTCGTCGTGCGGCTAAGATGGTTTGTCTTGATATGGATCATCCCGACATCGAAGAGTTTATTGATTGGAAAGTCAACGAAGAACAAAAAGTAGCCGCTCTTGTCACTGGCTCCATCCACAACAATCGCGCTCTCAATAAAGTAATGAAAGCCTGTCATGAATTTCAAACTACAACTGAATCCGACAAGTTCGATCCTACTAAAAATCCGAATTTAAAAAAAGCAATCATCGAAGCCAAAAAAGTTTTCTGTCCAGACAATTACATCAAGCGTGTCATTGACTTAGCAAAACAAGGCACAAAAGAAATTCTTTTTGAAGAACTAACAACTGATTGGCAATCAGAGGCATACAACACAGTATCCGGTCAAAACAGCAATAACTCTGTTCGTATTTCAAACCAATTCATGAATGCAGTAGAGAAAGACTATGACTGGAATTTATTCAATAGAACCGAAAATGAAAAAGCAGCCAAGCTTGGTCGTGCGGCAAAGCCTGCGAAGACTCTACGTGCTCGCGATCTTTGGGAAAAAATTGCCAATGCTGCCTGGTCTTCTGCTGACCCTGGAACCCAATACCACACAACGATTAACGAATGGCATACCTGTCCAGAAGATGGACCGATTAATGCTTCTAATCCTTGCTCTGAATACATGTTCTTAGATAACACGGCGTGTAATTTAGCTTCTGCTAACCTACAAAAGTTTCTCAAAGCAGATGGAACCTTTGATGTAGATGCATTCCGTCATCTCTGTCATATATGGACGATTATCCTCGAAATCTCTGTAACGATGGCTCAATTTCCTTCTCGTGAAATCGCTGAGCTTTCTTATAAATTTAGAACTCTCGGTTTGGGTTATGCTAACTTAGGCTCTATTCTTATGATTATGGGAATTCCTTATGACTCAAAAGAAGCGTTAGGCGTAACGGGTGCTATTTCTTCTATCATGCATATGACTGCATACAAAACATCAGCCCTCATGGCTAGTGAATTGGGTGCATTTGCAGGATACGAAAAAAATAGAGAGCATATGCTCCGCGTGATCCGCAACCACCGTCGTGCTGCTTATAATTCTCCTTCTGAGGATTACGAAGGCTTAACCATAAAACCAATTGGAATTGATTCTTCTAATTGTCCGGCTTATCTTTTAAATGCTGCTAAAGAAGATTCAGATGCAGCTTTAGATCTCGGGGAAAAATACGGTTACCGCAACGCGCAGGTAACAGTCATTGCACCGACTGGAACGATTGGTCTTGTTATGGATTGCGACACAACAGGAATCGAGCCTGACTTCGCTCTTGTGAAATACAAGAAATTAGCCGGTGGTGGTTACTTTAAAATCATCAACCAATCTGTCCCGCCTGCTCTAAAAAAACTCGGTTACTCTCCTACCGAAATGGAAGCAATTGTAAATTACTGTAAAGGTTACGCGACATTTAACGGGGCACCTTATATCAATACACATGCCTTAAAAGAAAAAGGTTTTACCGATGAAATTCTTCAAAAGGTAGAAAGAGATTTGGCTGCTGCATTTGATATTAACTTTGTCTTTAACAAATATGTTTTAGGAGAAGAATTTTTCTCGAAGACATTGAAGCTTTCTAAAGAAGTGTATGATGCCCCTAATTTCAATTTGCTCGAGCACTTGGGATTTACAAAAGACGAAATCAGAAAAGCTAACGATTATGTTTGCGGAACCATGACAGTCGAAAATGCTCCATTCTTAAAAGAGAAAGACCTTCCTGTTTTTGATTGTGCAAATAAATGTGGTCGTTACGGCAAACGTTTCTTATCCTACCAATCTCATATTCGTGCAATGGCTGCTGCTCAACCATTTATCAGTGGTGCCATTTCTAAAACAATCAATCTTCCCGAAGAAGCAACTTTAGAAGATGTAAAAGATGCTTATCTTATTTCCTGGAAGATGATGGTTAAGGCAAATGCATTGTACCGCGATGGATCAAAACTTTCTCAACCACTCAATTCTGTTTCCGAAATGCTTCATTTCGCAGAAGAAGATACTGCTGAGGATACGCAAGATAAGCCGGCAGTGATTAAGACAGCAGAGAAAATTGTTCTCAAATATATCTCCCAAAGAAGAAAGCTTCCTTCTCGTCGAGCTGGATACACACAAAAAGCAACAGTTGGAAGTCATAAAGTTTATCTTCGCACGGGTGAATACGAAGATGGTCAACTCGGAGAAATCTTTATCGACATGCACAAAGAAGGCGCGGCATTCCGTAGCTTAATGAATGCATTCGCTATCGCTGTTTCTTTAGGATTACAACATGGAGTTCCTTTAGAAGAATTTGTAGAAGCATTTACTTTCTTCAAGTTTGAACCAAATGGAATGGTAAATGGAAACCAACATATCAAGATGAGCACTTCTGTGATTGATTATATTTTCCGTGAGTTAGCTATTACCTACTTGGGTCGTTATGATCTAGGTCAAGTTGTTTCGGATGAAGAACTTCGTGGAGATGAAGTAGGCAAGTCCGGGAGGTTGGATTCGGATAGCTCCGATGCTTTGAATGAAGTTGCCGAGCCAAAGATTTCTAAAAACGGAATTAAACCAAGTTCTGTTGGAATTAAACCACTTCCGATTTCTTTGTCTGAAGTGATTTCTAAGAATGATGCGAATGCAAACAAAAAGAGTAGCGGCATAGCAGTATTAGACACAGCAGGGCAAAGAGAGAGAGCTAAAATTCAAGGTTATACAGGAGATTCCTGTGTAGAATGTGGTTCGTTTCAAATGGTCAGAAATGGCTCTTGCCTGAAATGTAATTCGTGCGGAACTACTACTGGTTGTAGCTGA
- a CDS encoding type II secretion system-associated lipoprotein, translating to MLVLVLACNKRLIRKDDLTLINEHYSQNTYYVKENLVLDNKEVIKKDTSVKIWIESTASILKVKCYNSNEERESAVGKMVAYIINEDFKAKQFTVEYLDQLIAEKLVYYDAKDVSKNKKAKK from the coding sequence ATGCTTGTACTAGTTTTAGCTTGTAATAAGCGGCTAATCAGAAAAGATGATTTGACACTCATAAATGAGCATTATTCGCAAAATACGTATTATGTGAAAGAGAACCTTGTTTTAGATAACAAGGAAGTGATAAAAAAGGATACCTCTGTAAAAATATGGATTGAGTCAACTGCATCCATTTTGAAAGTTAAGTGTTATAACAGTAACGAAGAAAGAGAAAGTGCTGTTGGAAAGATGGTAGCATATATCATCAACGAAGACTTCAAGGCAAAACAGTTTACAGTGGAATATTTGGACCAGTTGATAGCTGAAAAGCTAGTGTACTACGATGCAAAGGACGTAAGTAAAAATAAAAAGGCAAAAAAATAG
- a CDS encoding peptidoglycan DD-metalloendopeptidase family protein: protein MLIQFWILIVFAITVIFTSVAFASPFDSFENELKEYIDSESGQYYEGEDSQIKELFSPDEESADETTKSVGTYSRVSSNYKLPSHIQIARVISTTVIKPTTTVVGGYKVKSKDTLSTIARRYKMKVEQIKKLNGLKGDLIRIGQVLRINSTKTTTSTMAGGTIYKMKVFALPVLTGKTTSRFGYRRDPFNPSVRNYHSGLDLSAPVGTPVIASAEGVVEFKGRNGGYGNTVIIRHKGGYKTIYAHCSTTVVEVGDFVKMGKVIGSVGRTGTATGAHLHFEVIYKGKLIDPEKALRKIEIVTTKPGTTLANKS from the coding sequence ATGCTGATACAATTCTGGATTTTAATAGTTTTTGCGATTACGGTAATATTTACCTCTGTCGCTTTCGCGAGCCCATTCGATTCGTTTGAGAACGAGTTAAAGGAATATATTGACTCTGAGTCTGGTCAATACTATGAAGGAGAAGACTCTCAAATCAAAGAGCTTTTTTCACCTGATGAAGAAAGTGCCGATGAGACAACGAAGAGTGTTGGAACCTATTCCAGAGTATCATCTAACTATAAGCTTCCCTCACATATTCAGATTGCTCGCGTCATTTCCACTACAGTCATCAAGCCAACCACTACAGTTGTAGGTGGTTACAAAGTTAAATCCAAAGACACACTGAGCACGATTGCTAGACGTTACAAGATGAAAGTCGAGCAAATCAAAAAACTCAACGGTCTAAAAGGTGATTTAATCCGTATAGGACAAGTTTTAAGAATTAATAGCACAAAAACCACTACCTCCACTATGGCGGGTGGCACAATATACAAGATGAAAGTGTTTGCTTTACCAGTTCTGACTGGCAAAACAACTTCTCGTTTTGGTTATAGACGCGACCCATTCAATCCAAGCGTTCGAAACTATCACTCTGGTCTAGATTTATCTGCTCCAGTAGGCACTCCAGTTATAGCATCAGCAGAAGGAGTAGTAGAATTCAAAGGAAGAAATGGCGGTTACGGAAACACAGTTATCATTCGTCACAAGGGTGGCTACAAAACCATTTACGCTCACTGCTCAACCACTGTTGTGGAAGTAGGAGATTTTGTTAAAATGGGTAAAGTAATCGGATCTGTAGGTAGAACTGGAACAGCAACCGGAGCACATTTACACTTTGAAGTCATCTACAAAGGAAAGCTAATCGATCCTGAAAAAGCACTTCGCAAGATTGAAATCGTTACCACAAAACCAGGAACCACCTTAGCAAACAAATCCTAA
- a CDS encoding DUF1566 domain-containing protein, translated as MNSIIKIDKVKQQRSQRKEVRAKSILAFILLIGILFGNGCFQKVDNTANLGFASYVLKILGASKNQNVETPAFTPPAGNYTADQTIALSTTTVGATIYYTLDGTNPTYSSTVYTGIIPVAGNGITKMIKAIAVKSGMVDSIVATASYTINYGQVATPAFTPPAGNYTTDQSVTLSTTTVGATIYYTLDGSTPTALSTLYTGAILITGNGISKAIKVIAFKDGASSPIGSALYRINYVATATPTFSPAAGMFLSPQNISISTTTVGATIYYTTDGTTPTTGSILYSSPIHIWGVTGKTIKAITTKTGYADSAVATSGIYSYPPFKTGATDCYNVGGTSVTIGCGGSGQDGELQNGVTKSYTGPTAHSTYSSDYTTMDNGTGLVWRTCSQGLSGATCVIGSAATLPNDGTVGDAINEVTNGCNALNSANTGNGYSGIKTWRLPTILELESLLNHSSINPSIQTSAFPGTVSNDFWSSTPWNANLTYAWKIGFSLASKSYSSKTNLHYVRCVSGQPKYIAFNFQDNNDGTVKDNATGLIWQKCTKGQNNDPTCSGAVATASFGNSLVYCNGLNLAGRTWRLPNVPELWSIADLTKTNPALNSTAFPATDTSTFYWTSTYSMVNPSQAKGVEFNYGIPTGNPMTFSHNARCVSGP; from the coding sequence ATGAATTCGATAATCAAAATAGATAAAGTTAAGCAGCAAAGATCGCAGAGAAAAGAAGTAAGAGCGAAGTCAATACTAGCCTTTATTTTATTAATTGGAATTCTTTTTGGGAATGGCTGCTTTCAAAAAGTGGATAATACTGCCAATTTAGGATTTGCCTCTTATGTTCTAAAAATTTTAGGGGCAAGCAAAAATCAAAATGTGGAAACTCCAGCGTTTACTCCGCCGGCAGGAAATTATACGGCGGATCAAACGATTGCTCTAAGCACAACGACTGTTGGGGCAACTATCTATTATACTCTGGATGGAACAAATCCAACTTATTCTTCTACTGTTTACACTGGAATAATTCCTGTTGCAGGTAATGGAATTACAAAGATGATTAAGGCAATCGCAGTTAAATCAGGAATGGTTGATAGTATAGTGGCAACAGCGAGTTATACAATCAATTATGGTCAAGTGGCTACTCCAGCGTTTACTCCACCGGCAGGTAATTACACAACAGACCAATCCGTTACTTTAAGCACAACGACTGTTGGGGCAACTATTTATTATACTCTTGATGGTTCAACACCAACGGCTTTGTCTACTCTTTACACTGGAGCAATTCTCATTACAGGCAATGGGATTTCTAAAGCAATAAAAGTGATTGCTTTCAAGGATGGAGCTAGTAGCCCAATAGGTTCAGCACTTTATAGAATTAATTACGTTGCAACTGCCACTCCAACGTTTTCACCAGCGGCAGGCATGTTTCTTTCACCACAAAATATCAGTATATCCACAACAACAGTAGGGGCAACTATCTATTATACCACAGATGGAACAACACCAACGACCGGTTCTATTCTTTACAGTTCTCCTATACATATCTGGGGAGTTACCGGTAAGACAATTAAAGCAATTACGACAAAGACTGGCTATGCTGACAGTGCAGTTGCAACGAGCGGTATATATAGTTATCCTCCATTTAAAACTGGGGCAACGGATTGTTATAATGTAGGCGGAACTTCAGTAACAATTGGTTGCGGTGGATCTGGACAAGATGGAGAGTTGCAAAATGGGGTAACTAAAAGTTATACAGGACCAACGGCTCATAGCACTTATTCTTCAGATTATACAACCATGGACAATGGCACGGGTCTTGTTTGGAGGACATGTTCACAGGGATTGAGTGGGGCAACATGTGTTATTGGTTCAGCGGCGACTCTTCCTAATGATGGAACTGTAGGCGATGCAATAAATGAAGTGACTAATGGTTGTAATGCGCTAAACTCCGCAAATACCGGAAATGGTTATTCGGGAATTAAAACTTGGCGTCTACCAACGATATTGGAGTTGGAGTCTTTGTTAAATCATTCTTCAATAAATCCATCCATTCAGACTTCAGCTTTCCCAGGTACGGTTAGTAATGATTTTTGGAGTTCTACACCTTGGAATGCAAACCTAACCTATGCTTGGAAGATTGGATTCTCTTTGGCATCAAAATCTTATAGCTCTAAGACTAATTTACACTATGTTCGCTGTGTTTCTGGGCAGCCAAAATATATTGCTTTTAATTTTCAAGATAACAATGATGGAACCGTAAAGGATAATGCAACAGGTTTGATTTGGCAGAAATGCACTAAAGGACAGAACAATGACCCAACTTGTTCGGGAGCGGTGGCTACTGCATCTTTTGGAAATTCATTGGTTTATTGCAATGGACTGAATCTTGCAGGAAGAACTTGGAGACTTCCAAATGTGCCTGAGTTATGGAGCATTGCTGATTTGACTAAAACAAATCCTGCATTAAATTCTACTGCCTTTCCTGCAACGGATACATCTACATTTTATTGGACATCTACTTATAGTATGGTTAATCCCTCCCAAGCAAAAGGGGTCGAATTTAATTATGGCATTCCGACTGGAAACCCTATGACTTTTTCACACAATGCTCGCTGTGTTTCAGGACCATAG
- a CDS encoding DUF5009 domain-containing protein, translating into MNPNSRVLSLDVFRGITIFSMLIVNNPGSWGHIYPIFKHAKWNGFYGADWIFPFFLFIIGFAIPVSTSKYLSNGKLALPLFFKIAKRSLLLFILGVFLNGFPEFNWQSIRIPGVLQRIALVYLFSATLFLFLERKLILSLSVLMLLIHWFLLTQIPVPEIGIASLEMGKNLAGWIDYSLMPKHLWIHTKTWDPEGILGTIPAISSCLFGVYYGKIFVEENRFSTEQFYFGIFLGILLISLSFVWDIVFPINKGLWTGSYVLLTTGLAILVLHLLYDWIDVSKSKIWHKAFEIFGVNALAAFFLSSLFSKIITIPFLSHANGKQIGLKTYLYAQYFTPYFSTYNASFAWAFAYTLLWLAFFFILYKRKIFIKL; encoded by the coding sequence TTGAATCCAAACTCTAGAGTTCTTTCGCTTGACGTCTTTCGCGGCATCACTATTTTTTCTATGCTAATCGTCAATAACCCTGGAAGTTGGGGTCATATCTATCCTATTTTTAAACATGCAAAGTGGAATGGATTTTATGGAGCAGACTGGATATTTCCTTTTTTTCTTTTCATCATAGGATTTGCAATTCCAGTTTCTACTTCTAAATACCTTTCGAACGGAAAATTAGCATTACCCCTATTTTTTAAAATCGCAAAGCGAAGCTTGCTTCTTTTTATCCTTGGAGTTTTTCTAAATGGATTTCCTGAATTCAATTGGCAAAGTATTCGAATACCGGGAGTCTTACAGCGAATAGCCCTTGTTTATTTATTCTCAGCGACACTATTTTTATTTCTAGAGCGCAAACTAATTCTTAGCCTGTCTGTCCTAATGTTACTGATACACTGGTTTTTATTGACTCAAATTCCTGTGCCAGAAATCGGTATAGCAAGTTTAGAAATGGGAAAAAATTTGGCTGGTTGGATTGACTATTCTTTAATGCCAAAGCATCTCTGGATACACACTAAGACCTGGGACCCGGAAGGAATACTTGGGACGATACCCGCAATATCTTCTTGTCTATTCGGTGTTTATTATGGAAAGATATTTGTAGAAGAGAATCGATTCTCTACAGAGCAGTTTTACTTTGGCATCTTTTTGGGGATACTTTTGATAAGCCTCTCTTTTGTATGGGATATAGTCTTTCCGATTAACAAAGGACTCTGGACTGGCTCTTATGTATTACTCACAACTGGTCTTGCCATTTTAGTATTGCATTTACTCTATGATTGGATTGATGTTTCCAAATCGAAGATATGGCATAAGGCATTTGAAATTTTTGGAGTCAATGCTCTCGCTGCTTTTTTTCTTTCTAGTCTGTTTTCTAAAATTATAACCATTCCTTTTCTCTCTCATGCGAATGGAAAACAAATTGGACTCAAAACTTATCTCTATGCGCAATACTTCACTCCTTATTTTTCAACTTACAATGCATCGTTTGCTTGGGCGTTCGCATATACGCTTCTCTGGCTTGCCTTTTTTTTTATTCTCTATAAACGCAAAATATTTATTAAACTCTAA